A single Aspergillus chevalieri M1 DNA, chromosome 3, nearly complete sequence DNA region contains:
- a CDS encoding putative C6 transcription factor (COG:S;~EggNog:ENOG410PKVM;~InterPro:IPR036864,IPR007219,IPR001138;~PFAM:PF00172,PF04082;~TransMembrane:1 (i283-302o);~go_function: GO:0000981 - DNA-binding transcription factor activity, RNA polymerase II-specific [Evidence IEA];~go_function: GO:0003677 - DNA binding [Evidence IEA];~go_function: GO:0008270 - zinc ion binding [Evidence IEA];~go_process: GO:0006351 - transcription, DNA-templated [Evidence IEA];~go_process: GO:0006355 - regulation of transcription, DNA-templated [Evidence IEA]) has translation MSHRPRKLQRVSRACDFCHRRSIKCSRGNDPLGRCQNCADFEVFCTFDRAAKRRGVKAKTAENVDQVRLQSNKTCEDFDPSLTAPENDSLPSDDPWSSLNDTWFTAIGENESSALQNSWKAFAISSDQMIKTLVQIYFEIVYPIFPLFHRPSFLEKLDNYEHLKDRGLFASTMAVCALASARARDGALYSDRWHPSQLAKPPSEAFYAAAKDSIPRDLTTARGLEYMRACAILAIASIQNGQTKWMHQYAGIYHTLAGMEGLHDEKLWPKQLNPIEIEERRRLFWSIYTLDIYSSIVWGGIIRYREAHSMVRYPSEVDDEFITNSGYGVPPASPASTRTDHADITLISRQSVSWIRGWNFTTDLYRILEHAVDFHRRRWSQGNGTMQVWSLFGPASMPEGIVLDHVLTLYSALPSQFRETLPVTGDPAKDLFGFQSANIQATLQLLRMVLFSAEDRGVERKCDVAGELLGVFSKVPVEYLKAISSPLLHHLAGIGCILGSVMEGSLSEASYQRVRGLLLEMADLLRRLESGLHRATDASQWLTSQVDRIDKYMCTQHIINPNSEAQQDSSAVSNADSLTGQDFQPEGNSVPPYNHNSSAVVGSTIADYGDQLSLFQLPQELLEDWPWPFDSMQTEGMFPLGFE, from the exons ATGTCGCACCGACCACGGAAACTCCAACGTGTCTCCAGAGCTT GCGACTTCTGCCACAGACGTAGTATCAAATGCAGCAGAGGTAATGACCCGCTAGGTCGTTGCCAAAACTGTGCCGATTTCGAGGTGTTCTGCACCTTTGATCGCGCTGCAAAGCGACGAGGGGTAAAGGCGAAGACTGCGGAAAATGTCGACCAAGTGAGACTGCAGTCTAATAAGACCTGTGAAGACTTTGATCCTTCTCTCACAGCACCTGAGAATGATTCCTTGCCGTCGGATGATCCTTGGAGTAGTCTCAACGACACGTGGTTTACGGCGATAGGTGAGAATGAAAGCAGCGCATTGCAGAATTCGTGGAAAGCATTCGCCATTTCCAGTGATCAGATGATCAAAACTCTCGTCCAGATATATTTTGAAATTGTATATCCAAT ATTCCCTTTATTCCATCGTCCTTCGTTCCTGGAGAAACTCGACAATTACGAGCATCTAAAGGATCGAGGACTCTTTGCTTCTACCATGGCTGTATGTGCCTTAGCTTCTGCTAGAGCACGCGACGGAGCTCTATATTCCGATCGTTGGCACCCCTCCCAGCTTGCGAAGCCACCTTCGGAGGCTTTCTACGCAGCAGCCAAAGATTCTATTCCAAGGGATCTGACTACGGCTAGAGGGCTGGAGTATATGCGTGCGTGTGCCATCCTCGCCATTGCTAGCATCCAGAATGGACAAACCAAATGGATGCATCAATATGCGGGCATCTATCATACCTTGGCTGGTATGGAAGGACTCCATGATGAGAAGCTGTGGCCGAAGCAGTTGAATCCTATTGAGATCGAAGAACGTCGAAGATTG TTTTGGTCTATTTATACCTTAGACATTTACTCATCTATCGTGTGGGGAGGCATTATCCGATACAGAGAAGCACACTCGATGGTGCGCTATCCTAGTGAGGTTGACGATGAATTCATCACAAATAGTGGGTACGGCGTTCCGCCAGCCTCACCAGCATCGACCCGAACCGACCACGCAGATATTACCCTCATATCACGCCAGTCCGTGAGCTGGATTCGTGGCTGGAACTTCACAACGGATCTCTACCGGATCCTCGAGCATGCGGTGGATTTCCATCGACGTCGCTGGTCTCAAGGCAATGGGACAATGCAAGTGTGGTCTCTATTTGGACCAGCGTCTATGCCAGAAGGGATTGTGCTGGACCATGTTCTCACTCTTTATTCCGCATTGCCGTCGCAGTTTCGAGAAACGCTACCAGTTACAGGCGATCCTGCTAAAGATCTATTTGGGTTTCAATCTGCCAATATCCAAGCAACCTTGCAGCTCCTTCGTATGGTCCTATTTTCAGCTGAGGATCGAGGCGTTGAGAGGAAGTGCGATGTTGCAGGAGAGTTGCTGGGCGTGTTTTCGAAAGTCCCTGTTGAGTATCTCAAAGCTATCAGTTCTCCTCTT CTCCATCACCTTGCAGGGATCGGCTGTATACTCGGGTCCGTAATGGAAGGGAGTCTCTCCGAAGCATCCTATCAGCGGGTTCGAGGTCTACT CCTTGAGATGGCCGACCTCCTTCGTCGCCTGGAATCTGGTCTTCATCGTGCCACAGATGCCAGCCAATGGCTCACGTCACAGGTTGATCGAATTGACAAGTACATGTGCACCCAGCACATTATCAACCCAAATTCCGAAGCACAGCAAGACAGTTCTGCCGTAAGCAATGCTGACTCTCTTACTGGTCAAGACTTCCAGCCCGAGGGGAATTCGGTTCCCCCGTATAATCACAATTCATCCGCTGTAGTTGGCTCAACTATAGCGGATTACGGTGATCAGTTGTCGCTGTTTCAACTGCCACAGGAGCTGCTGGAAGATTGGCCCTGGCCTTTTGATTCTATGCAGACTGAGGGGATGTTCCCATTGGGATTTGAAtga
- a CDS encoding uncharacterized protein (COG:S;~EggNog:ENOG410PYR8), which yields MLGVEAEVPSAIGSRSEAEDEEEHEDEEEGEKEGTDGEEASERPPLLMKKNGSVHVTDMRKQVVLMGHKIPCSACGNRNDCCKDMESCEYFHLFQHDMD from the exons ATGTTGGGGGTTGAGGCTGAGGTGCCCAGTGCCATTGGATCTAGGTCTGAGGcagaagacgaggaggaacatgaggatgaggaggaaggtgaGAAGGAAGGGacagatggagaagaagcatCGGAGAGGCCTCCTTTGCTAATGAAGAAGAACGGGAGT GTGCATGTGACAGACATGCGAAAGCAGGTGGTCCTCATGGGCCATAAGATCCCCTGTTCCGCTTGTGGCAATCGTAATGATTGCTGTAAGGACATGGAGAGCTGTGAATACTTCCATCTCTTTCAGCATGACATGGACTAG
- a CDS encoding cupin domain-containing protein (COG:S;~EggNog:ENOG410PU8Q;~InterPro:IPR014710,IPR006045,IPR011051;~PFAM:PF00190) has protein sequence MVQVNRYYLPPTKLIPNSPQPLLHYKGLFSESDFRPETIHTKFHQNGWKTQWIFRYGPTQQSHYHSAVHECMIVLTGTATIRFGVADTDPDLDKNTWAGARENGGVEINAQSGDVFVIPAGVAHKTYDTTPAAPFSLLTPGRGRGIQAENVEDTLAKVELTGFTMMGAYPENRGGWDFVIGEEDVGRLKAVWNVAKPEKDPVLGDAPNGLVGLWKDTPELYAKI, from the coding sequence ATGGTCCAAGTGAATCGATACTATCTCCCACCCACAAAGCTCATTCCCAACTCCCCGCAACCTCTCCTCCACTACAAAGGCCTCTTCTCCGAATCCGACTTTCGCCCCGAAACCATACACACCAAATTCCACCAAAACGGCTGGAAAACACAATGGATCTTCCGCTACGGTCCAACCCAACAGTCCCACTACCACTCCGCAGTCCACGAGTGCATGATCGTCTTAACCGGTACAGCGACAATCCGTTTCGGAGTCGCTGACACAGACCCAGACCTCGACAAGAACACCTGGGCCGGCGCCAGGGAAAACGGCGGCGTTGAGATTAATGCACAGTCCGGCGACGTCTTTGTTATTCCAGCTGGTGTGGCGCACAAGACGTACGATACTACACCCGCTGCGCCGTTCTCTTTGCTCACGCCGGGGAGGGGGCGTGGGATTCAGGCAGAGAATGTggaagacacgctggcgaaGGTCGAGCTTACGGGATTTACTATGATGGGCGCGTATCCGGAGAATCGTGGGGGGTGGGATTTTGTAATTGGTGAAGAGGATGTCGGAAGGCTCAAGGCTGTATGGAATGTTGCGAAGCCGGAGAAAGACCCAGTACTTGGTGATGCTCCAAATGGTCTAGTTGGGCTATGGAAGGATACTCCAGAGTTATATGCAAAGATCTAG
- the hhtA gene encoding histone H3 (COG:B;~EggNog:ENOG410Q7WQ;~InterPro:IPR007125,IPR009072,IPR000164;~PFAM:PF00125;~go_component: GO:0000786 - nucleosome [Evidence IEA];~go_function: GO:0003677 - DNA binding [Evidence IEA];~go_function: GO:0046982 - protein heterodimerization activity [Evidence IEA]), which translates to MARTKQTARKSTGGKAPRKQLASKAARKAAPSTGGVKKPHRYKPGTVALREIRRYQKSTELLIRKLPFQRLVREIAQDFKSDLRFQSSAIGALQESVEAYLVSLFEDTNLCAIHAKRVTIQSKDIQLARRLRGERS; encoded by the exons ATGGCCAGAACCAAGCAGACAGCCC GTAAGTCCACTGGTGGCAAGGCCCCCCGTAAGCAGCTCGCTTCCAAGGCTGCCCGCAAGGCCGCCCCTTCGACCGGTGGTGTCAAGAAGCCTCACCGCTACAAGCCTG GTACCGTCGCTCTCCGTGAGATCCGTCGCTACCAGAAGTCCACCGAGCTCTTGATCCGCAAGCTCCCCTTCCAGCGTCTCGTCCGTGAAATCGCTCAGGACTTCAAGTCGGACCTCCGTTTCCAGTCCTCCGCCATTGGTGCTCTTCAGGAGTCCGTTGAGGCCTACCTCGTCTCCCTCTTTGAAGACACCAACCTGTGCGCCATCCACGCCAAGCGTGTCACCATCCAGTCCAAGGACATCCAGCTCGCCCGCCGTCTCCGTGGTGAGCGCTCTTAG
- the HHF1_1 gene encoding histone H4 (COG:B;~EggNog:ENOG410PPJQ;~InterPro:IPR004823,IPR009072,IPR019809,IPR001951, IPR035425;~PFAM:PF02969,PF15511;~go_component: GO:0000786 - nucleosome [Evidence IEA];~go_function: GO:0003677 - DNA binding [Evidence IEA];~go_function: GO:0046982 - protein heterodimerization activity [Evidence IEA];~go_process: GO:0006352 - DNA-templated transcription, initiation [Evidence IEA]), translating into MSGRGKGGKGLGKGGAKRHRKILRDNIQGITKPAIRRLARRGGVKRISAMIYEETRGVLKTFLEGVIRDAVTYTEHAKRKTVTSLDVVYALKRQGRTLYGFGG; encoded by the exons ATGTCTGGCC GCGGCAAAGGTGGAAAGGGTCTTGGAAAGGGTGGTGCCAAGCGTCACCGCAAGATCTTACGTGACAACATCCAGGGTATCACCAAGCCCGCTATCCGTCGTCTCGCACGCCGTGGTGGTGTCAAGCGTATCTCCGCCATGATCTACGAGGAGACCCGTGGTGTTCTTAAGACCTTCCTCGAGGGTGTCATCCGTGATGCCGTCACATACACTGAGCACGCCAAGAGAAAGACCGTCACCTCGCTCGACGTTGTCTACGCCCTCAAGCGCCAGGGCCGTACCCTCTACGGTTTCGGTGGTTAA
- a CDS encoding uncharacterized protein (TransMembrane:1 (i89-112o)) — protein MMSMGAKETFGSICRIGRNLLTSGKRKPISAVVTRLVPLSQTSSRSFKPAATRYVSYSGQDSIPFFCTGHSYHTLSKSQTAMAHLTREVIVFLIILGCIIFVFIGYGVYALATGLEHESDGYRNPSNEQAQYMREVRERNLGVFAFASRRA, from the exons ATGATGAGTATGGGGGCTAAAGAGACTTTTGGGAGTATTTGTAGAATTGGTCGTAATCTGCTGACTAGTGGGAAACGGAAACCTATAAGTGCGGTTGTTACCCGTCTCGTGCCACTCTCTCAAACATCAAGTCGGTCTTTTAAACCAGCAGCCACTCGTTATGTTTCATACTCTGGACAAGACTCCATTCCCTTCTTCTGTACAGGTCATTCTTATCATACACTCTCAAAATCCCA AACAGCAATGGCCCACCTCACCCGCGAAGTaatcgtcttcctcatcatcctcggctgcatcatcttcgtcttcatcggCTACGGCGTGTACGCCCTGGCAACGGGCCTCGAGCACGAAAGTGACGGATACCGGAACCCGTCGAATGAGCAGGCGCAGTATATGCGGGAGGTGCGGGAGAGGAATCTGGGGGTTTTCGCGTTTGCGTCGAGAAGGGC